A window of Rubricoccus marinus contains these coding sequences:
- a CDS encoding M20/M25/M40 family metallo-hydrolase, whose product MRISAFLLAFVLLAPAALAQHFPTDDPVIRAIYAEGMENSQTEPLAHMLVDVIGPRLAGSPGLEQSQAWLLETYGEWGVTARKEEYGTWNSWRAGALHAEMTSPRVQPLVTEIMAWSPATNGPVEGEVVMPPAGLTPEAVDGWLATLSGKFILLDAPEPMCRAMQELEANARPETIERLEALRGELRQEWRGRLQALGRDGLQRLEAAGIAGTLNSRWSGGWGANKVFSTTNQRAVALDVSCEDYGLLARLAASGHTPSIRVNAEAEASGVVPQFNVIAEMRGTELPDEYVLMSAHLDSWHAATGATDNGTGTITMLEAMRILKEHYPNPRRTILVGHWGAEEMGLIGSGSFREDHPEVVAGLQVGFNQDNGTWRFERIEGQGFLDTAEHLPKWMAAVPTDIQAQVTVEVPGEQNNRGSDHTSFVCAEAPVLRLQSPYDEYRQYTWHTNLDTYDKIVFDDLKQNATLTAMLVYMASEDPERMTRETANLPGDRDFGPCRAPQREPRN is encoded by the coding sequence ATGCGCATTTCCGCTTTCCTCCTCGCCTTCGTGCTCCTCGCGCCCGCGGCGCTGGCCCAGCACTTCCCGACCGACGACCCCGTGATCCGCGCGATCTACGCCGAGGGGATGGAGAACTCCCAGACCGAGCCTCTGGCGCACATGCTCGTGGACGTGATCGGGCCGCGCCTGGCGGGCTCACCCGGACTGGAGCAGTCTCAGGCGTGGCTGCTGGAGACGTACGGCGAGTGGGGGGTGACGGCGCGTAAAGAGGAGTACGGCACGTGGAACAGCTGGCGGGCCGGCGCCCTCCACGCCGAGATGACCTCGCCGCGCGTCCAGCCGCTCGTCACAGAGATCATGGCCTGGAGCCCCGCAACCAACGGGCCCGTGGAAGGCGAGGTGGTGATGCCGCCCGCCGGCCTCACGCCAGAGGCCGTCGATGGATGGCTCGCGACGCTCTCGGGCAAGTTCATCCTGTTGGACGCGCCGGAGCCGATGTGCCGCGCGATGCAGGAGTTGGAGGCCAACGCGCGCCCCGAAACCATCGAGCGGCTGGAAGCGCTCCGTGGCGAGCTGCGCCAGGAGTGGCGGGGCCGCCTGCAGGCGCTCGGCCGGGATGGCCTGCAGCGTTTGGAGGCCGCGGGCATCGCGGGCACGCTGAACTCGCGGTGGTCCGGCGGTTGGGGCGCCAACAAGGTGTTCAGCACCACGAACCAGCGCGCCGTGGCCCTGGACGTGTCCTGCGAGGACTACGGGCTTCTGGCGCGCCTGGCGGCATCCGGCCACACGCCGAGCATCCGCGTTAACGCCGAGGCCGAGGCCTCTGGCGTGGTCCCGCAGTTCAACGTCATCGCGGAGATGCGCGGGACGGAACTGCCCGACGAGTACGTGCTGATGAGCGCGCACCTCGACTCCTGGCACGCCGCCACGGGCGCGACCGACAACGGCACGGGCACCATCACGATGCTGGAGGCCATGCGCATCCTGAAGGAGCACTACCCCAACCCGCGCCGGACGATCCTCGTCGGGCACTGGGGCGCGGAGGAGATGGGCCTGATCGGCTCGGGCTCGTTCCGCGAGGACCACCCGGAGGTCGTCGCGGGCCTCCAGGTCGGCTTCAACCAGGACAACGGGACGTGGCGCTTTGAGCGGATCGAGGGCCAGGGCTTCCTGGACACCGCCGAGCACCTCCCCAAGTGGATGGCCGCCGTCCCGACCGACATTCAGGCTCAGGTGACGGTCGAGGTGCCGGGTGAGCAGAACAACCGCGGCAGCGACCATACCTCGTTCGTCTGCGCCGAGGCGCCGGTTCTCCGCCTGCAGTCGCCGTACGACGAGTACCGGCAGTACACGTGGCACACGAACCTGGACACGTACGACAAGATCGTGTTCGACGACCTCAAGCAGAACGCCACGCTGACCGCGATGCTGGTCTACATGGCGAGCGAGGACCCGGAGCGGATGACGCGCGAAACCGCGAACCTGCCCGGAGACCGCGACTTCGGCCCGTGCCGCGCGCCGCAGCGCGAGCCCCGGAACTGA
- a CDS encoding M14 metallopeptidase family protein, translated as MLRLVAFLFLASGAAAQVPTPEAFLGYTLGERFTPHHRVIDYVGAVAEASPRVTMETYGESVEGRPLVTLTVAAEGVDVEAVRASRLSSARGAATPLMPVVWLSYNVHGNESVSTEAAMATLYRLASGDPAETGLDRVVVIMDPCLNPDGRERYVSGFRQRVGARVNAAPEAWEHDESWPGGRFNHYLFDLNRDWAWGTQPETRARLAVYQRWLPSVHVDFHEQGVDSPYYFAPGAEPFHAAITPWQRELQDLIGDGNARAFDADGRLYFTREVFDLLYPGYGDTWPTFNGAVGMTYEQGGSGRAGLAIVTAEGDTLTLADRIANHRDTGLTTVATTAANAERVSREFADYFARGTDASGVTAYVVRGSADRMRALVDLLILQSISYHTATERQTASGLAYAGGRQRPARETWTVEPGDMVIPLDQPQGALAKVLFEPEPALADSLTYDVTAWALPYVYGLDAMETSGSVASLTPAPSPSAPFAGGPTPYAYVLPWDGPRAAAAVAGLLRDGVSVRVAPEAFEVDGERFARGARIVTRAGNEGMGRRFDEAVQRAARGQRLVALSTGRAASGADLGSNRVGFVGAPVVAALTESPVSPTALGEVWSLFDQTWAYPLTLLGAGSFSTADLDDVDVLILPDGGYGSWLSEDRAKDLRDWVRAGGRLIAMEGAAQRLAGREGFGLTARKAPAADTSAASRLRRYEDSARTRASGDTPGAVYRVQLDDSHPLAYGYPDWMYVLKRDASPYDFLTSGWNVGVVRSGMPAAGFAGTVAQERLEDSLVFGVENMGRGEVVYLLDSPLFRGFWRDGELLFANAVFGLGAE; from the coding sequence GTGCTTCGTCTCGTCGCTTTCCTGTTTCTCGCCTCTGGCGCCGCCGCCCAGGTCCCCACGCCAGAGGCCTTTCTGGGCTACACGCTCGGCGAGCGGTTTACGCCGCACCACCGCGTGATCGACTACGTCGGCGCCGTCGCGGAAGCCTCACCGCGCGTGACGATGGAGACGTACGGCGAAAGCGTCGAGGGCCGCCCGCTGGTCACGTTGACCGTCGCGGCCGAAGGCGTGGACGTGGAGGCTGTCCGCGCCTCGCGCCTCTCGTCCGCCAGAGGCGCCGCCACGCCCCTTATGCCGGTCGTGTGGCTGAGCTACAACGTGCACGGCAACGAGAGCGTGAGCACCGAGGCCGCGATGGCAACGCTTTACCGCCTGGCCTCTGGCGACCCGGCCGAGACCGGGCTGGACCGTGTGGTGGTGATCATGGACCCGTGCCTGAACCCGGACGGCCGCGAGCGCTACGTGAGCGGCTTCCGCCAGAGGGTCGGCGCGCGCGTCAACGCCGCGCCAGAGGCCTGGGAGCACGACGAGTCCTGGCCAGGTGGGCGGTTCAACCACTACCTCTTCGACCTCAACCGCGACTGGGCGTGGGGCACGCAGCCGGAAACGCGGGCGCGCCTGGCGGTCTACCAGCGCTGGCTCCCGTCCGTCCACGTGGACTTCCACGAGCAGGGCGTGGACAGCCCGTACTACTTCGCGCCGGGCGCCGAGCCGTTCCACGCCGCGATCACGCCGTGGCAGCGCGAGCTACAGGACCTCATCGGCGACGGCAACGCACGCGCCTTCGACGCCGACGGACGGCTCTACTTCACGCGCGAAGTCTTCGACCTCCTCTACCCCGGCTACGGCGACACGTGGCCGACGTTCAACGGCGCCGTCGGGATGACCTACGAGCAGGGCGGTAGCGGGCGCGCCGGCCTCGCGATCGTCACCGCCGAGGGCGACACGCTCACGCTCGCGGACCGCATCGCGAACCACCGCGACACCGGCCTCACGACCGTCGCCACGACGGCCGCCAACGCCGAGCGCGTCTCGCGCGAGTTCGCCGACTACTTCGCCAGAGGCACCGACGCCTCTGGCGTCACGGCCTACGTCGTGCGCGGATCGGCCGACCGGATGCGGGCGCTCGTGGACCTCCTGATCCTGCAGAGCATCTCGTACCATACGGCGACGGAGCGGCAGACGGCTTCCGGGCTCGCCTACGCTGGCGGTCGCCAGAGGCCGGCACGCGAGACGTGGACCGTCGAGCCCGGCGACATGGTGATCCCGCTGGATCAGCCGCAGGGGGCGCTCGCGAAGGTCCTCTTCGAGCCCGAGCCCGCCCTCGCGGATTCCCTCACTTACGACGTGACGGCGTGGGCGCTACCGTACGTCTATGGCCTGGACGCGATGGAGACGAGCGGGTCCGTAGCGTCGCTGACGCCTGCGCCGAGCCCTTCGGCGCCGTTCGCAGGTGGACCCACGCCGTACGCCTACGTGCTCCCCTGGGACGGCCCGCGCGCGGCCGCGGCCGTCGCCGGCCTCTTGCGCGATGGCGTCAGCGTGCGCGTGGCGCCGGAGGCGTTCGAGGTGGACGGCGAGCGGTTCGCCAGAGGCGCCCGCATCGTCACGCGCGCCGGCAACGAGGGGATGGGGCGGCGCTTCGACGAGGCCGTCCAGCGGGCCGCCAGAGGCCAGCGCCTCGTCGCGCTCTCGACCGGCCGCGCGGCCTCTGGCGCCGATCTCGGCTCCAACCGCGTCGGGTTCGTCGGCGCGCCCGTCGTGGCGGCGCTGACGGAATCGCCCGTCTCGCCGACGGCGCTGGGTGAGGTCTGGAGCCTGTTCGACCAGACGTGGGCCTACCCGCTCACGCTTCTCGGCGCCGGCAGCTTTAGCACGGCCGACCTCGACGACGTGGACGTGCTCATCCTCCCCGACGGCGGCTACGGCTCCTGGCTATCGGAGGACCGCGCGAAGGATCTCCGCGACTGGGTGCGCGCCGGAGGCCGACTCATCGCGATGGAGGGCGCCGCGCAACGTCTCGCGGGCCGAGAGGGCTTCGGTCTGACCGCGCGCAAGGCTCCTGCCGCCGACACCTCTGCAGCGTCGCGCCTACGTCGCTACGAGGACAGCGCCCGCACGCGCGCCTCTGGCGACACGCCTGGCGCCGTCTACCGCGTGCAACTGGACGACTCCCACCCACTCGCGTACGGCTACCCGGACTGGATGTACGTGCTCAAGCGCGACGCCTCGCCGTACGATTTCCTCACGAGCGGCTGGAACGTCGGCGTTGTCCGATCGGGCATGCCAGCGGCCGGTTTCGCCGGGACCGTGGCGCAGGAGCGGTTGGAAGACTCCCTCGTCTTCGGCGTCGAAAACATGGGCCGCGGCGAAGTGGTCTACCTGCTCGACTCGCCCCTTTTCCGCGGCTTCTGGCGCGATGGCGAACTGCTGTTCGCCAACGCCGTCTTCGGCCTGGGCGCGGAGTAA